The DNA region GCCAATGTCAAGTGAGTGCCTTCATTCTTCCGAAAACTACTGTAACTCTCCATTCAAACAGAGTTTTTCATGACTTATTCTTTCATCCACAGGGAGCCAGGGTCTGGTTTCACTCCCCTGATGGAGGCTGCTGCTTCTGGACATGAAATCATTGTTCAGTACCTGCTTGATCATGTGAGGAGGATAAATTTGCACACCACTGTGGATGGGTGGTGACATTACACAAAGCATATAACAGGATAGAATAGAAATACTTTCTCTTCTTTTTGCATGCAAAAGAAGAAATTTGTCTTTAGTCTGCATGTGCAAAATCTGCTATTAAAAAGGgtacattcacacacatcatatcacacacagacaggacagattaaaacacattaatttaaaaaacaaatacaaaacagagGCCACATTAAAAGGAGCACCAGGTACTCGATGGTGAGGACTGAGTCAAGGTTAAATAATGCCTTTTGAGCCTGACATCTGCTTTGTTTTAATAATTAACAGAAAGTTAAAGTAGAGGACCGCAACGCTAAAGGAGAGACTGCCCGTGCCCTGGCTATGATGTATGGATATACCAAGATCGTCAGCCTTATTGACTCACGTTCTCCAAGGATCAAACCAGGTACGTGTCCAAACAGTTTAATTTCTCATATGTTGTTTTCCTTTCCATTCCTTTCATCTTTCattttctgattgttttttctgtgtgtgtgttccaacTCAGGACATTTTGAAGACCTGAGCTCCTCAGAGGACTCGGACAGTGCGCCCCCACGGATAAGGCCAAGTCGAAGCCGAGCTAAAGGCGTTAGCATCCATGATGGGCCCCAGGCCATCGCCAAGTTCCGAGTAGGAGGCACCAGCAAACTGTGTGGTAGTGTCACATAAGATATCTGCCCATGTGTATCCATGTTAAGAGGACAGTAGTTCAGAAGCTAAAATACTCAGAAGCGTCCAAGGAAGTTTTTGAAGTGGATGCtcaagataaaaaaataaatttgacagtcagattttttaaaagtggcATGTACGTCATAAGCACTGTCAGAGGGGGAGACAAAAGTTCCGCATTCCAACTTTAATACTGTTTTCTCCTTTTACAGAGCCTCCTGTAGCTCCACCAGGCTACATGACATTTCGTGACATCGGTGAAAAGAGTGAGGGCATCTGCTACCGTGACGTGACATCACCCATCAATGAGCTGGATGGCcagagcaacagcagcagaggtaaGAGGCACACGATTACCAGTGTTTTGTGACATCTGAAATACATAACTGAAGTGATATAGTACAAGCAGTGTCAACAATTACACTGGATGTCCACAAAAGCAATTCAATATTCTATGATACCGCAACAGATGACAGTCCATTCTTCGACAATGACATGCCCACcatgaggagcagcagcagcagcagtgaaggCTTGCCTCATGTGATTGGCCTCAACTGGGAAGGCTCAGTGGAGAGTAATGAGGTGAACACAAGAGCACAGCAGTCCCACTGATACGGAGCCAAGCTCCAGATTTTATTTAGATATGTCTGTGACACGGTGTCTCTTCTCCCCCAGGACTCTGACCAATGCAAAAAGAGCAGCTCTCGGAGGGTAAATAAGAGCCATCACTCAAAAGGCAAGAGTCGCCATGGAAGCAGCGATGCAGCTCACTCCAGCGTTACAGGGAACTGTGGGATGCTCTCACATGCTGGTCTTCCACCCTCCTACACTGGTCCAAAGGCATGTGCTCACTTTTTGATGTGTCAGTGATAAGTGTGGTCAGCAGCCAGTTTATTCTGCACTGTCTAACATTGTCTGTTCCTGCAGGATCTGGCGGAGTTCTTGGAACAAATTGGCTTCTCTAAGTATCTCCCTGTACTTGAGGAGCAAGACATTGATCTGCGGATATTTCTCACCCTGACTGAAAATGATCTCAAGGAAATAGGGATCACGTAAgagattttttcacatttacttGGGcacattcagtttttgtttccTCTTGGTGTGAAATGCTCATTCTGTTCTTGCTCTCCAGATTGTTTGGACCCAAGCGTAAGATGACCTCGGCGATTGCACGGTGGCACAGCAGCGCTCGACCACCCAGCGACGCTCTAGAACAGGCTTATGCTGACCAGCTTGAGGCGGAGATGCAGGAGATGGCCATTCAACTACACAAGGTAACTGTGAAGCAACTGTAACTACCATACAAATATTTTCTGACCTACATTTAACTGACAGACTTTCTCCCTGTGTAGCGCTGTGAGGAGGCGGAGGGTCTACAGAGCCAGGTGTCTCAGGAGAAGGAGCTGCGTACCGTGATGGAGGGATGTCTAATGGAGGATAAGATGGCATGGAGAAGGGTCCACGCTGAGCTGGTGGAGAACCATCGGCTGGCTCAGGACATGAGTGCCACACTGGCGAAGTCCAGGACCTGTTGTGGTGACCTGCTCTCCTTTTTGACTACTGATGGGAATAGCAGCTCTTTTACTGGTGTGGAAGATAAAACAAAGGGTGACAATGGTGTTAAAGGTGAGTTGAAGTGTCCTGTGTTGGGTTACACCTTTCACATGTTCTGATTAACAGGATTCGGGCTGGTAGTCTGAACAAGGCCTAAGTAATTTTACGTGTCGTTGCAGCTGGGGAGGGACTCACACGTGTTACAGAGCTACTAAAGAAGCTGGACTCCTATGAAGAAGAGCTGGGTAAGAAGGTGTAATGCTCAGTGATTCACGTGGCTTTGCGACGTCAGTAGTGTCGAGTGTTAATGCTGGTATCTGCTTGATTTGACATTACAGCTGGGACCCTGCAAACTGTGCTTCAGAGTCTGAGGCGACTGAGTGCCCCCGAAAAAGTCTCAGATAGCTGGGAACGGCCTTAACCTTCACAGGTGAGTACTTACATCAGAACTCTTGTTAGATGAACAcaaaaaacataagaaaataaCTGGTTTCTTGTACCTGAAGAGGCTTTTTGCCAATATTCGACGGAGGGTGATCTAACCACCCTGAACAATCTCACTGACATGAGAGAAGGCAAGGCCAGCCCTGCCGGACCACTGCAGCTCGGGGAGGGAATAAGCTGACCTGCAGCTCCTCCGGGATTGGCGGATGGACCAGAGCTCGCCAGATGCGGATAAGGCCACGGATGACGGCGGTTACTGCAGAGAAACGACAAACAGGCAGGAAGGGTACCTGAACCTCACACGCTTGTGCTGGTGTAAACTGGACTCCAGTAGCTGGGTTGGGTAAatgcacagagaggaggagagagtggaCGCGGATCAGAGGCTGTGATactgtgaaatgtttttaaaaggccGTTCTCTTGCCCTGTATGAAATGTGGGTTAAGTTATCTTCACATCACAAGCTGAAACATTTCTTAAAGGTAGTCAAAGTTAAAAGATTTTCTGCAGAGTTACACTTTATCTGAATGAAATCTTATTTGTATGCTGTTTGAAAATGATGTCCTGCTGAATGCATTTTAGTTATTCATTTAC from Epinephelus fuscoguttatus linkage group LG20, E.fuscoguttatus.final_Chr_v1 includes:
- the anks3 gene encoding ankyrin repeat and SAM domain-containing protein 3, which codes for MSELSDEASESEQLGASLSLWLGDSLVRPEELDVPLDLHTACSIGQYDVVAESIKKREVDLNGKNVGGWTPLMYASYIGHDNIANLLLEAGVNVNATTAKGLTPLMLAASCGNESIAYFLLQQGAELELKDSRGWTALFHCTSTGHQQMVRFLLDNNADANVKEPGSGFTPLMEAAASGHEIIVQYLLDHKVKVEDRNAKGETARALAMMYGYTKIVSLIDSRSPRIKPGHFEDLSSSEDSDSAPPRIRPSRSRAKGVSIHDGPQAIAKFRVGGTSKLCEPPVAPPGYMTFRDIGEKSEGICYRDVTSPINELDGQSNSSRDDSPFFDNDMPTMRSSSSSSEGLPHVIGLNWEGSVESNEDSDQCKKSSSRRVNKSHHSKGKSRHGSSDAAHSSVTGNCGMLSHAGLPPSYTGPKDLAEFLEQIGFSKYLPVLEEQDIDLRIFLTLTENDLKEIGITLFGPKRKMTSAIARWHSSARPPSDALEQAYADQLEAEMQEMAIQLHKRCEEAEGLQSQVSQEKELRTVMEGCLMEDKMAWRRVHAELVENHRLAQDMSATLAKSRTCCGDLLSFLTTDGNSSSFTGVEDKTKGDNGVKAGEGLTRVTELLKKLDSYEEELAGTLQTVLQSLRRLSAPEKVSDSWERP